A segment of the Aureimonas sp. SA4125 genome:
ATACAGACCGTCAAGCAGGCGATTGCGGACATAAGGCGCCGTCGCGGTCTTTCGAGCGAGAAGTGATTTCTCGGACCCTTCCCTACGGACGAGGCGGTTCACTCTCGACCCCGTCAGACAGCTGACCCTGTCAGACAGCGCCCTCGGCCAGCTAAGAATGGCCCGCCGCGGCGTCATGCGCCTCTGAAAGTTCTCGGAGCCCCATCGAACCGGCCGCTGCGGCGCAAGAGGGTTCAGTCGGCAAGCACCCGTTGCGAGGGGAAGGCGATCTCGACCAACGTTCCTTCGCCGGGAGCCGAACTGATCGCAAAATTCGCCCGGTTGGCCTCGACCATGGCCTTGGTCAGCGGCAGGCCGAGCCCCGTTCCCTCTCCGCGTGTGGCGCCGGGCGGGTGTACCTGCTGGAAGGGCGTCAAGGCGATTTCGATCTCGTGCTCGGACATGCCGATACCCGAATCGCGGAATCGCAGCAGCACCTCGCCATCGGCGGTATAGGTCGTCGAGGCGATGATCTGGCCGCCCGCCGGGGTGAAGCGGATGGCGTTGGCGATGAGGTTCAGCGCGATCTGCCGCATCGTCCGGCGGTCGGCGACGACCGGCGGCACCGAGGAAGGCAGGTTCGAGCGGACGATCACGCGTTCGCGGTTTGCCTGCGGCTGCATCAGCGACACGACTTCTGAAATCACCTCGTTCAGCGACACCGCCTCGAAGGCGAGATCGAGCCTGCCCGCCTCGATCTTCGAGATGTCGAGGAGGTCGTTGACGAGGTCGAGCACGTGATGGCCCGAGCGCTTGATGTCGCCGAGATATTCTATGTAGCGCTCGTTGCCGATCGGCCCGAAGCACTCGGACGCCATGACGTCGGCAAAGCCGATGATGGCGTTCAGCGGCGTGCGCAATTCATGGCTGATATTGGCGAGGAACCGGCTCTTGTGAAGGCTCGCCGCCTCCGCCTGGCGGCGGGCGTTGACGAGGTCTTCCTCGATGCGTTTCCAGTGCGCGATGTCGCGAATGACGACGCACCAGCCGCGCTCGCCCGAGAGCCGGCCGATGGTGATGAAGAGCGGAATAGAGCCACCCTGGGCGACGCGCCCGACCACCTCGCGACCGTCGTTCAAGATGCCGGCGAGGCCGTCTTCCCGCAGCATGTCGAGATAGTCGAGCGTCGCCTTCTGGCTTTCCGGCGCAAACAGGCTGGAGAGATGCTGGCCCACGGAAACGTCCTCGCCGATGCCGAAGAGCGCATGCGCCGAGCCGTTCATCGCGCGGATGGTGCCGGCGGGATCGAGCAGCACGATCCCGTCCGTGGCGGTGTCGAGCACGGCCTGCAGCTCCTCGACCTGCTGTCGCAAGTCCGCGTCGGCGGGAGGCGAGGGGCGCTCGGGCGCCGTCACGGCGGCGATCTCGCGCGGCGATGGTGAAAACGACATCAACAGGCAGGAGCGGCCGCCAAACGTGACGCGCTGCATGTGGACGCGCACGTCCGAGATCTGGCCATTCGAGCGGCGGATGGCGAGTTCGCCTTGCCTGTTCGCTTCCGCAGGCTCGGCAAACAGCGCGTCGAGGCCGCCCGCCGCCTCCAGGATGCCGAGCGCCGCGTAGCCGGTGAGATCCTCGAACTCCCGGTTGGCATAGATGAGCGTCTCGTTCATCTGGACCAGCACGGGAAGCGGCAGGGTGGCGAAAATGGCCTCGAGCTCGGCCGCCACCGCCTGCGCAGTCGACTCGGAGCCGTCGCCTGCATCGTCGGTCGCTTCCGTCAGCTCATCCCGGACGTCGGCTGTGCCGGAAGGCGCATCTGCTTCAGTCACCACCCCGCCTGCATTTTCGGCAAGCTGAAAAGACGAAGATCCTCGCCCGTCCTCTGCGTCTGTTGGGACGTCGGTCTTTCCCGACCGATGGGAGAGGGCGTCCCTGTCGGGCGCTGCGGCATCCCCGGCATGGAGGGACTCGATCTCTGTTTCCGGCTCTCCGACAACCGACTCGTCTGGCTCGGCCGACGGGCTGACGGGTGCCGACTGGAGCGGCGTCTTCGCTTCGTCGCCGACGACGTCGAGCTCGGCCGGTGCCGGCAGGACATCGAGCGTGGTGGTCTCCGGCGGCGACGGCCTCGGGCGTTCGCGGCCAAGCGTCATGCCGATGGCGCGGAAGGCTGCCTCCTCGGCCAGGGACAGGCTGCCGTCGCGCGGGCGGCGCCTCTCTTCCAGTCGGATGACCTTCGGCGCGCCATCCTGCCGGCCATCGTCTGGCTGCGCGTCGCCGGTTTCGACAGGCGCGGGCGGTTCGACCCGCCGGCCGAAAGCTGCCGGCGAGGGCGCCTCGAAGGTCGTGAGGACGGGGCGGTCCTGCTGCCCTGAAGCTTCCTCGGCATCGCCGACGAGAATGGCGGGCTCATCGGGAATGGGCGGCGCGAAAGCGCTGACATCCGCAAGGATGAGGCCGATGCCGTCCGGGTCGGGAACCGATTCGTTCATGCGCACGATGCCGAAGCCGCGGAACCCGTCAAAACTGCGGTCGCGGGCGTAGACCGGTAGCGCCGCGAGGTCGACCGGGACCTTGCGATCGCTGGCCTCGACCGGCCAGAGGATGCTGCGGCCGGACCAGGTGTCGCGCCTCTCCAGCAGGCGCGAGATCTCGCCTGACAGGTCGAAGCCGAAAACGTCGGCGACCTCGCGAAAGCTGCGGCCGGCGACGTCCGCCGCGCGTGGCCCGACGGCCGCGGAAAATTCCGGGGTCAGGGAGCGGAACTTGCCGTCGCGATCGATCTGCCAGACGAAGCGGACCGGGGCGCCCGAAAAGCTCGGGGCAAAGCCCCGGCCGCCGAGGACGGGCTCGGCTGCTGCAGCGGGCAGGGCGTCGACGAGCGCAGCGTCGTCGTCTGCCGGATCGGACATGGTCAGATCTTCGTCGGCCACGCTCGACTCTTCACCCTCGCCCGAGACCGGATCGCCAGCCTCGCCAAACGGGCCGACGGTCGCCATTTCGACAGGACCGGGAGGCACGTCGTCCGGCGCATCGACCGCAAGGCTTTCGGGTTCATCCCTTTCGTCAGCCGTCGGGTACAGGTCCTCCTCGGCTGGCGCCTCGGCATCCTCGGTGGTGACCGCGTCGAGATCGCCGGCCCTTTCCGGCGCAATGTCCGGCACGACGACGGGCGCCTCACTCTCGACGGGTTGCGCGGTCTCGTCGCCGCCCCCGGCCCGGTCGTCGTTGGGACTGGCATCGTTGCCCGTGCCGATCTCTGCCGGCATCGGCTCGGAGGCACCCGGTTCCCGCGAGGGCGACGGCGTCTCGCTGTCCCCGGACGCTGACGGCTGCACGGCGACCGGCGCTCCCCAGAGAGACCTCAGGGGGCCTGCGCGGCGAATCGGATCTGCGCGCGCCTCGGGCAGGTCGGCGGCAAAGGGACGCGGCTGTTCAGGCGCGCCCTCGTCCGGCATTTCCGGCTCGATCGGGGTGGTTGCGTCGATGGTCGTGCCTCCCTCTGCCACATCGGCAGAAAGCGTCGCGTCACCCTCGGGTTCAGGCTTTCCCTCTTTCACCGGCAGGGTAGCAACGGGACTGCCCCAGGCCGAACGTCGCCGTGACGGGACGAGCGGCGTGGCTGCCGGCGCGAAACCGGGAGCGACCGCAGGGGGCGCGGCATCCTGTGTCTCGGCATCGCGCAACTCTGCCGGCGCTGCCGACTTCATCGCCTCCGGATCAATAGAGGGCGCGGTTTCCCGAGCCTCCTCGACCGAGGCTTCGGCGCTGGAAGAGGCCGGGTCCAAGGGGATCGTCGGGCCTTGAGCCTTGCTACCCTCTGGCGGCGACGGCGCATCCGCCGGACGCCAGGCGGGAGCAAGCCCGTCGGGCATGCCGCGGCTGTGCCAGCGCCGAACGATCGCACTCATGCTGGTGGCTGCCGGCGTTTCGGCGGACCCAGCCGCGATTTCGGCGGAGGCCGAACCGCCTGTCACGCCTTCCGAAACCGGGACCTCGCTCGCAGGAGCAGCCGCGGCGACCGGGGAGGCGTCCTCCGCCGCAGGGGCCTCGTGATCCGTCGCAGACGCCCACGACGACGTCGGCGGAAGCCGCTGCACGAGGACCAGACCTTCCGCCACCCTGGCCAAAGCGAGGCGGCCTTCGCTGCGGCTTTGCTGCGGCACGCCCGAAGCAATCAGGGCGGCGATCTCGGCGGCAAGGTCGGCGTCGCCTTCGGGCGCCGCGACGCCAGCCACCAGCGCACCGTCGCTGCCGTGGATGGCGGCGTGTTTGAGGCCGCTTTCGGCCAGCAGCCTTTCCGCCAGGGCTGCCACCGGCTGCGCCACCTTGCGCGGGGCCGCTGCCGCGAGGACGACGATCGTCATTCCCTCGGCGGTCTCGATGCGCTTCAGGTCGGCGACCAGGGGTTGGGCGGCAAGCCCCGTGGCCGGGCGCAGCAGCAATCGTGCCTCGCCGCGCGTTTCGATCAGCCGTGCCGTCGCCTTGATCTGTCGGCTCAGCCCGGATTTCGGTTCCAGAGGAGAGCCATCGCCGGAAAGGCCCAGCAGCGCGTGTCCCGCCTTGTTGGACCAGAGGACCTCGTCAAGCGTCACCGGCAACACGACAAGCCCATCGCCGGCCTCGTTGGCGCCGCGAAATTCCCCCAGCGTCATGATGTCGAGCGGTGAGAATCCTCTCGAAATGCTCATAGGGACCGATCCGATACAGAGGGACCAACCCTTTCCCGGGGTGGCGAGTGCTTAACGTCTCCTTAATAAGGCTCCGCGTCGGACATATCCAGAACCTTCGGCCCCGCTGCGGGGGCGGCTCGGAAAAGGGTTAACGGGAACGGCAAGGTCACTCGCTCCGCGGGTGATTATGTTGCATTGCACAATGGAATTTGCTATGGGATTGAGCAGGCGAACTGAGCGGTCGAGCGCCACGCGATAGACGACGGAGAAGTAACAAAAGACCGCAGGGAGATACGAAATGTCCAACACGAACACGAACAAGACGACTGAATCGATCAAGGCCGCCGCGGCCGAAGCCAAGAGCGGCGCCGAGGACATGATGGCCGGCGGGCAGAAAGCGACCCAGGACATGATGAACAGTGCGCAGAAGGCGACCCAGGACATGATGACCAGCGCGCAGTCGATGATGGGCATGGACCCCAGCAAGGTCACCGAGACTTTCCGCGCCCTGACGCAGAAGTCGATGGAGCAGTCGAAGGAAGCCTATTCCAGGATGAAGACGGCCGCCGACGAGGCGACCCGCGCGCTCGAGACGACGATGGAGCACGCCCATCAGGGTTCGCTGCAGCTGTCGAAGAAGGCGATCGACGCCATGCGCGGCAACGCCGAGTCTGCCTTCTCGCATCTGGAGAAGCTGATGGGCGCGAAATCCTTCGCCGAGGTCATCGAGATGCAGACCGGCTATGTCCGCAAGCAGATCGAGACCGCGACGGACCAGTCCAAGGACATGCAGGCGCTGTCGCAGTCGGTCGCGCAGGACATGATGAAGCCCGGCCGCGACGCCTTCCAGAAGGCCACCGACGCCGCCAAGCTCTGATCCCGGCGCATCCGCGCCGCTCGAAACGCCCATGAACAGCCCGAGCCGCGCCGGAAGGTCCGGCTCGGGCCTTTCGGCGGTTGGGCCGCCGGGTCCGGTTCGTTGGGTCCCGCCCTTCCGGCGGGCCGGTCCAGGAAGGCCTGGCCGCCGGAGCGCGCCTCAAATCGTCTCCCCCGCGCTTTATCCTTGCGCGGGAGGCCGAAAGAATTTATCTCCTCGCCTGGGCGCTCGCTGCGCCCCGCATGCGGTTGTAGCTCAGTTGGTTAGAGCGTTGGATTGTGGCTCCAGAGGTCGGCGGTTCGAACCCGCCCAACCGTACCATTAACTCACCAATAGTTTAGCGATGTGGTCCTTCGTCTCAGACGGCTTGACGCCGGACCGGGATGTGCACGCCGGCCGCGTTTACTCCTCCGCTAACGACGTCGGCATAGGCAAGCCGGATCGCTCCCCATGCCTATGTAGGGGGCAGCTGCCACAAGGCAGCGATGCCATCGCAAGTCGTCCTGGGTGAACCCTGCATCGCGCCTTCTCCATGCATCCAAACTCCCCAGCATACGTTGACCCGGCGAGACGGACCGTCGTTTTGACGGCCGCCATGTCGGCCGGGCCTTTTTTGAGGCTCGGCCCAATTCGGAGAAGAATGATGCAGATTCCCAAGGGAGCCACCGTTGCCGTCCTCGACGGCCAGAAGCTCAGCCTGTTCCACAACACCGGCGACGAGGCCAATCCGTCGCTGCAGGCGTCGCCGGTGCCGGCGATCAATACCGACAACAAGAGCGGTGGCGTCGGTCATCCCAGCAGTTCGGCCAATCCGGCCGACAGCCAGCAGGACGAAGACGGCTTTGCCGCCGGCATCGCCGATCTCCTGAACAAGCGTGCCATCGAAGGCAAGATGAAGGATCTCATCGTCGTCGCCGCGCCGCGCGCGCTGGGCGAACTTCGCAAGCACTATCACCAGAAGCTCAAGGACGTGCTTATCGGCGAATTGTCCAAGGATCTGACCGGGCATTCGAGCGACGACATCCAGAAGGCGATCGCCGCCGCCTGACGCGTCGAATTCGGAAAGACCGGGCGACCCGATCGGTACGGTCGGTCGCCCGTTTGCCCTCGGTGGTCGACAGCGCAAGAACGGCCGGCACGCCGGCACGTGATGCTGCGCCCGGGTCGCGCACTCCCTTGATGGTCCGGCGCGGCCAGGAAAGCCCCTTGCAGGGATGAGCTTCCGGGCCGTGGCTATCCGCGTCGGATGTGGCGAAGTTCCGGGTCGCGCCTGTGCCACCGCTCCCCCAATCCTAGAACAGTTTTCCCTGACCCTCTGCGACCGCCCGCACCCGAGCCGCCCGCCTCGGTTTCGGTGCCGCCGCAAAATCTCCCGGCGCCCCGTCCACGGCGAGCGCGGCGCGTCGCTCGTCGCCGAAGAACTCGACGGCGAAGGCCATGCCGGGCTGCAGGCCCTCCGCCCGCGTGATCGGCACGTCGTCGGCGCCGCGGATGATGGCATAGCCGCGCTGCAGGATCTTGCGCGGGTCGAGGCTGGCGGCGACGCGGGTCGCGGCGGACAGCGCCTGGCGGCGGCGGTCCTGGCGGGTGGCGAACGCCTGCTCGAAGCGTGCGGCAAGCCCGTCGAGCCGATGGCGGGCGTTCTGGCTGCGCGCCGCGATGACGTGCGGTCGCAGATCCGACTGCAGCCGCTCGAAGCGCTGGCGGCGGCGGGAGACGAGGCCCTCGAAAGCGTGCGCGGCCTGGCTGTCGGCATGGCGGAGATCGGCGCGCTTTTCGCGCAGCAGCGCGTCGAGGCTGCCGGGCGACAGGCGCGAGCCGACATCGCCATAGGCGCGGCGCTTTTCGCCGACGGCCATGGCGAGGCATCGGCGTATCGCCGTCGCCGCCTCGTCGAGCCGGCGACGCGGGAGGGCCAAGAGCATGTCGGGTGTCGGCAGCGCGCGCGCTGCGGCGAAGACGTGGCGGCGGTTCTCCGCCAGCCGGCGCGACACGGCGTTGCCGTGGCGGGCGTGGAGGGCGGCAAGCGTCGCCAGGAGATCGGCGCGCACCGGCACCGCCATTTCCGCCGCTCCCGTCGGGGTGGGTGCCCTGATGTCGGCGACGTGGTCGAGCAGTGACCAGTCGGTCTCGTGGCCGACCGCCGAGATCAGCGGGATGTCGGAGGCCGCCGCGGCCCGCACCACGGCTTCGTCGTTGAAGCCCCAGAGATCTTCGAGACTGCCGCCGCCGCGCGCGACGATGATCACGTCCGGCCGCGGCATGCCGTTCGAACCGTCGAGCGCGTTGAAGCCGGCAATGCCCGCCGCGACTTCCGCCGCCGAGGTCTCGCCCTGCACCCGCACCGGCCAGACCAGGAGATGCACGGGAAAGCGGTCGGCGATGCGGTGGTGGATGTCGCGGATGACGGCGCCGGTCGGCGACGTCACCACGCCGATGACGCGGGGCATGTAGGGCAGGAGCTGCTTGCGCTCGGGCGCGAAGAGCCCTTCGGCCTCCAGCCTCAGGCGTCGCTCGTTGAGGAGCGCCATCAGCGCGCCCGCGCCCGCCGGCTCGATCTGCTCGATGACGATCTGATATTTCGAAGAGCCGGGAAAGGTCGTCAGCTTGCCGGTGGCGATGACCTCCAGCCCCTCCTCGGGCTTGAAGGCGAGCTTGGCAAAGGCGGTGCGCCAGATCACCGCTTCGAGGCGAGCGCGGTCGTCCTTCAGGCTGAAATAGGCGTGGCCGGAAGAGTGCGGCCCGCGATAGCCCGATATCTCGCCGCGAACCCGGACATGGTCGAACGCCTCCTCGACCGTGCGCTTCAGCGCGCCGGAGAGTTCCGAGACCGAATATTCGGCAAGATTGGAGGCGGGTTCGGCGATGCTCATAGGGTCCACTCTGACGATCCGCGCAGCGCCGGGTCAAGCGACCCGGCGGGACGGGAGGGGGCGTTGCGACCTACCAGCCCGCGGCGACCATGCCCGGCATGGTTTTCGGCGCCCGCAGCGCGCGACCTTCCTGGAGGCGGTTCAGCGCCGGTTCGACGACCGTCGGCGTCAGGTTCTGCAGGCTGTCGCGGATATGGGCGATGAGCGCGTTGACCACGGGGCGGTCGGAGTTCTTCGCCCGCATGATGCTGATCTCGGCGTCGTCCAGCTGCGGAAAGCCGTCGGCCTCGCCCAGCACCCGCATGCCCGAGCGCAGCGCGCATTCCGGCAGAACGCTGACCGCGAGCCCCGCCAGCACGGCTGACGAAACGATGGTCGCCGACCAGGAGGTGAAGAGGATGCGGTGCGGCCGGCCGACCGCGTTCAGCCCATCGATGCAGAGCTTGCGCCAGTGGCAGTCGTTGCGGCCGATGGCCAGCGGCAGGACCGGCTCGAGATGCACCGAATGCGAGGCCGATGTGACGAAATGCAGGGGCTCGCGCCGGATGATCTCGGACGCCATCGTGCGCGATGGACAGACGAGGGCGACATCGAGCTGGCCCTTCTCGACATGGTCGACAAGGCTCGTCGTCGTCTCGCAGGCGATCTGCAGCTCGACGCGCGGATTGGAGCGCGAGAAGCGCGCCATGATCTCGGGCAGCAGACGCTCGGCATAGTCGTCCGGCAGGCCGATGCGCACGAAGCCCTCGATCGTATCCTCGTCGAAGGCCGACAGCGTTTCCTGGCTCAGCGCCAGCATCTGGCGGGCATAGGTCAGGAGCCGCGCGCCTTCGTCGCTGAGCTTCGTCGCCCGGCCTGCCCTCTCGAACAGAGAGACGCCAAGCCGCTCCTCCAGCCTTCGCATCTGCATCGAGACGGCCGACTGGGTCTTGAACACCTCGTCGGCCGCGCGCGTGAAACTGCCGGAATCGACGATCGCGACGAATGTCCGCAACTGGTCCAGGTCGAGGGGGGAGGCCATGGGTTATCCATCATTCAGACTGATGCATGATATAACCAACATTCGTTGGCCTGATCAATCTGCCGCGATTATATTTCTGTTGTCAGACAAAGACGGCCTCTGTTTCCGCCGCCGGCAATGACTGCCGGAAGCGACGATGGCGGAGCTTTGTCCGATGCCCGACACCGGCTCAGATCTTGGAGATATAGCCATGACGCTCTTTCCGCGCACCCTGTTGGAGGGTCGGCGCGCCCGGATACCCTCGCCCGCCACCCTGTTTGCCGGAGCAGCCGCCATGTTCCGCAGCTTTCGCAATCGCCGCTCCGCGCGCAGGCTCGCCGACATGCCGGACTACCTCCTGAACGACATCGGCCTCCGGCGCGACGACGTGCACGAGGCGCTGAACCGCGGCTGGCGGGAAGACCCGACCTTCCAGCTCGCCATCAAGGCATCGAGGCGCCGTCGCGGCCTATGAGAGCGCCTGTCTCTCCCTCCCGAAACTGAACGGCCCGCCATGTGCGGGCCGTTCTCGTTGGACGCTCTGGAAAAGATGCGGTGTGTCGGGCCGCGAGGGTTGCCGATGACCCATGCCAGCGCTCGGCGCCGACGGTCATCTGGACGTCAGAACGACGTTCCCTCACCCTCGTCGCTCACTTTGTCGGTGCGCATCGCCAGGACCTTGTCGATGCGGCGACCATCGAGATCGACGACCTCGAAGCGCCATTCACCCCATTCGAAACTCTCGCCGACGCCCGGTATGTGGCCGAATTCCTCCAGGACGAAGCCCGCCAGCGTCTCGTAATCGCGGTCCTTCGGCAGTCTCAGCCAGTCGATCGCCCGCTCGACGTCGTCGATCGGCATGCCGCCATCGAGAAGCCAGGAGCCGTCGCCGCGCTTCACGACGCTGTATTCGTCGTGCTGCCCCTCCGGCAGCGATCCGGCGATCGCCACCAGAATGTCGGTGGGGGTGACGATGCCTTCGAACGAGCCGTATTCGTCGAGGACGATCGCCATGTGGAGGTTCACCGCGCGGAAGCGGTCGAGCAGCTTCAGGACCGGCATGGTCTCGTTGACGAAGAGCGGATCGCGCACGGCCTTGCCGATGTCGAGGACGCCGCCGTCGCGCTGCTGTTCCAGAAGATCCTTGGCCTGGACGACGCCGATGATGTCCTCGGCGTCGCTGCCCATCACGGGAAAACGCGAATGGCCGGAGGAGTGGATCTCGTCGAGGATATCCGACGGGCTGTCGGAGACGGAGAGCCAGACGGTGTCGGGCCGTGGGACCATGATCGAGCGCACGGACCGGTCGGCGATGCGAAGGACGCCTTCCAGCATTTCGCGCTCCTTCTCCTCGAACACGCCGGTCTGCGTGCCCTCGGCAATCATCGCCTTCACGTCCTCTTCCGTCACCATGCTGGAATCCTCGGCGCTCGCGCCGACAAGGCGCGAGACCGCCATGGTCGACATCCTGAGCAGCCAGACGATCGGGGCGCCGACAGTGGCAAGGCCCTGCATGATCGGGGCGACGGCCACCGCGATCGATTCGGCCCGCGTCAGGGCGAAGCGCTTGGGAACCAGCTCGCCGAAGATGAGCGAGAGATAGGTGATGATGACGACGACGATGACGAAAGCCGTCGTATCGGCCGACGAGCCGAGCGAGGGCTCGAGCAGCACCGCCAGGGGCTCGGCGAAGACGGAGCCGCCATAGGCGCCGGCGAAGATGCCGACGAGCGTGATGCCTACCTGGACGGTCGAGAGAAAGCCGGTCGGATCCTCGACGAGGCGCAAGGCACGCGCGGCGCTGCGGCTGCCGTCGTCGGCCAGCTGCTGCAGGCGCGAGCGCTTGGCCGAGACCATGGCCAGCTCCGACATCGCGAAGAACCCGTTCAGAAGAATCAGGAAGAGGATGATCAACGCGTTGATCAGAAGCATTTCACCACCGGTCGCATGCCGTTCCCGGCCTTCCACGTCGTTCGAGATAGGACTCCGCCGCGATAAGCCAACCGCTGGAGGTCATCTTGCCCAGAAAGTCCTCCGTTTTCCGGTTTGGCCGAAGCCTTGCCAGTCCCGGTGCCACCCTGGCCAGGAGAAGAGGGGGTCGTTTCGTCAGCCCGCTTCGGTCGCGTCTTTGTAGCGCTCGAAGAGGCTCGCCATCTCTCTGGCATATTCCTCCTGGAATTTCTGCCCCGAGGCCAAGAGATCGTCGACCAAGTTGTCCGGAGGCACCGCGTCGTCAGGACGGGACGCATGCGAAGCGCTCTTCGCCTGCTCTGGCCGAGGCGCTGCGGGAGCCGCTTCCGGCGCTCGCGGTGGAGGGGCATCGTGGACGCCCTGCATGCCTTTCGACAGGGCGTCGAACATCGCGGCAAAGGGCAGCATCGGATTGTAGGCCTGCGGCGCAGCGTCGGCGGCGGCCGCGCCGCGCGGCGGTTCGGGCGAGGGGGCCGGCGGCTGCGGCATCCACGGCAGCCCGGTCTTCATCGTCTCGCCGAACGCGGTCGCCATACCCGCCGGCGACCAGGTCTCGGCGGCACTGCGCGCCGCGCTGCGGTCCGAGGGCTGCGTCATCGCTTCGACGGCGTTCGCCCCGCGGCGCATCATCTCCGCCGTGGCGCTGCCATAGTCGCCCGTGGCAAGGCCCTGCGGCTGGCTGCGGGCGATTCCGGCGAGGGTCGAGCGCATCATCGCCTCCATGGTGAGCATCGCCAGGCCCGGCATCATCTGCTGCATGGTCGCCGGCGCGATGCCGGCAAACATCGAGGCCTGCCGGGCGATGGCGCCCGTCAGCGCCTCGGAGCCGAAGATCGCCTGCATGAAGGCTTCGGCCGGCTCTGCCCGGGGCAGCCCCGACGCCGCGCCGGCGGGCGCCATCGCCATGAAGGATTTGCCGAGCTCGCTCCAGCCGGCAGGGCTCTCCATGGCGCGCTGCAGACCGATCGCGAAGGCCGGCTGCATTGCCTCCTGCGCTTTCTGCAACTCGGCCTGGCTCAGGCGAAACTGCGCGGCAAGGGTTTCGGCCAGGAGTTTCGGCTCGCCCATCGTCAGCCAGTCGTCGAAACCTGCCATCGCGCTCTCCCGATCTCCCCGTCCGTTGCAGCGGACAAGAGGGTCCACCGGCCGGCAAGGCCAGCATGACCGGCTTTGCCTCCCCTGCCAAGCGGTGCGCCTTGTCCGGCGGGCTCAGTAGGTGAGGTGCTTGAACACCCGCTTCATGTCTTCCTGCCATTCCTCGCGGTAGAGCCGGACGAGTTCCTCGGCCGACGTCGTGCCCCGTGCGGTGACCTCGACGAGCGGCGCGAGGAAGACGCTCTCGTCACTGCCTTCGTCGTTCAGCCGGTTGCGGCGCTTCAGTCCGTCTTGGGCGATGGCAAGGCTCTCGCGGGCGAGATCGAGGACCGTGCCGCCGCGGAAGGGCGTGGCAAAACCGGTCTTCGGCACTTCCGCCCGAAGTCTCGAGACCTCCTCGAAGCTCCAGTCGCGCGTCATGGCCTCCGCGGCGTCGAGCGCCTCGGCATCGTAGAGAAGGCCGACCCAGTAAGCGGGCAGGGCGCAGATCCGGCGCCAGGGCCCGCCATCGGCGCCGCGCATCTCCAGGAACGTCTTCAGGCGGACATCGGGGAAGAGTGTCGACAGATGGTTGGTCCAGTCGCCGAGATTGGCCTCGGGATCGGACACGCGGCCCTTGAAGGCGCCGTCGAGGAACTGGCGGAAGGTGATGTCGGTCGCGTCGTTGTAGTGCCCGTCGCGCATGACGAAATACATCGGCACGTCGAGCGCCCATTCGGCATAGTCGGCATAGGTGAAGCCCGGCTCGAAGACGAAGGGCAGGAGGCCCGAACGCTGGTTGTCGACATCCGACCAGACGTCGCAGCGCCAGGAGACGAGGCCGTTCGGTTTGCCCTCCGTGAAGGGCGAATTGGCAAACAGCGCCGAGGCGACCGGCTGCAGCCGCATGCCGACCTGCATCTTGCGGCGCATGTCCGTCTCCGAGGCGAAGTCGAGATTCACCTGGATGGTGGTCGTCCGGTACATCATGTCGAGGCCGCGCGTGCCGACCTTCGGCATGTAGTTGCGCATGATGTCGTAGCGCGATTTGGGCATGATTGGCGTTTCCGCCAGCGTCCAGACCGGGCTGGAGCCCAGGCCGAGGAACTCGATGCCGAGCCCCTTGGCCACCTGGCGCACGTCGGCGAGATGCTTGTTCGATTCGCGGCAGGTGTCGTGGAGGGTCTTCACCGGCGCGCCGGACAGCTCGAACTGGCCGCCGGGCTCGAGCGAGATCGCGCCGCTGCCATTGCTGCCGGCAAGACCGATGAGCTTGCCGTCGTCGATGATGGCTTCCCAGCCCGACAGCGCCTGCA
Coding sequences within it:
- a CDS encoding hemolysin family protein, with protein sequence MLLINALIILFLILLNGFFAMSELAMVSAKRSRLQQLADDGSRSAARALRLVEDPTGFLSTVQVGITLVGIFAGAYGGSVFAEPLAVLLEPSLGSSADTTAFVIVVVIITYLSLIFGELVPKRFALTRAESIAVAVAPIMQGLATVGAPIVWLLRMSTMAVSRLVGASAEDSSMVTEEDVKAMIAEGTQTGVFEEKEREMLEGVLRIADRSVRSIMVPRPDTVWLSVSDSPSDILDEIHSSGHSRFPVMGSDAEDIIGVVQAKDLLEQQRDGGVLDIGKAVRDPLFVNETMPVLKLLDRFRAVNLHMAIVLDEYGSFEGIVTPTDILVAIAGSLPEGQHDEYSVVKRGDGSWLLDGGMPIDDVERAIDWLRLPKDRDYETLAGFVLEEFGHIPGVGESFEWGEWRFEVVDLDGRRIDKVLAMRTDKVSDEGEGTSF
- a CDS encoding DUF1127 domain-containing protein is translated as MTLFPRTLLEGRRARIPSPATLFAGAAAMFRSFRNRRSARRLADMPDYLLNDIGLRRDDVHEALNRGWREDPTFQLAIKASRRRRGL
- the xseA gene encoding exodeoxyribonuclease VII large subunit; this encodes MSIAEPASNLAEYSVSELSGALKRTVEEAFDHVRVRGEISGYRGPHSSGHAYFSLKDDRARLEAVIWRTAFAKLAFKPEEGLEVIATGKLTTFPGSSKYQIVIEQIEPAGAGALMALLNERRLRLEAEGLFAPERKQLLPYMPRVIGVVTSPTGAVIRDIHHRIADRFPVHLLVWPVRVQGETSAAEVAAGIAGFNALDGSNGMPRPDVIIVARGGGSLEDLWGFNDEAVVRAAAASDIPLISAVGHETDWSLLDHVADIRAPTPTGAAEMAVPVRADLLATLAALHARHGNAVSRRLAENRRHVFAAARALPTPDMLLALPRRRLDEAATAIRRCLAMAVGEKRRAYGDVGSRLSPGSLDALLREKRADLRHADSQAAHAFEGLVSRRRQRFERLQSDLRPHVIAARSQNARHRLDGLAARFEQAFATRQDRRRQALSAATRVAASLDPRKILQRGYAIIRGADDVPITRAEGLQPGMAFAVEFFGDERRAALAVDGAPGDFAAAPKPRRAARVRAVAEGQGKLF
- a CDS encoding glutamate--cysteine ligase, with protein sequence MARDTTDLTPIASMDDLVGHLRSGEKPEESFRIGTEHEKFGFYLEDLSPVPYEGERGIEALLSGMQALSGWEAIIDDGKLIGLAGSNGSGAISLEPGGQFELSGAPVKTLHDTCRESNKHLADVRQVAKGLGIEFLGLGSSPVWTLAETPIMPKSRYDIMRNYMPKVGTRGLDMMYRTTTIQVNLDFASETDMRRKMQVGMRLQPVASALFANSPFTEGKPNGLVSWRCDVWSDVDNQRSGLLPFVFEPGFTYADYAEWALDVPMYFVMRDGHYNDATDITFRQFLDGAFKGRVSDPEANLGDWTNHLSTLFPDVRLKTFLEMRGADGGPWRRICALPAYWVGLLYDAEALDAAEAMTRDWSFEEVSRLRAEVPKTGFATPFRGGTVLDLARESLAIAQDGLKRRNRLNDEGSDESVFLAPLVEVTARGTTSAEELVRLYREEWQEDMKRVFKHLTY
- a CDS encoding LysR substrate-binding domain-containing protein, with translation MASPLDLDQLRTFVAIVDSGSFTRAADEVFKTQSAVSMQMRRLEERLGVSLFERAGRATKLSDEGARLLTYARQMLALSQETLSAFDEDTIEGFVRIGLPDDYAERLLPEIMARFSRSNPRVELQIACETTTSLVDHVEKGQLDVALVCPSRTMASEIIRREPLHFVTSASHSVHLEPVLPLAIGRNDCHWRKLCIDGLNAVGRPHRILFTSWSATIVSSAVLAGLAVSVLPECALRSGMRVLGEADGFPQLDDAEISIMRAKNSDRPVVNALIAHIRDSLQNLTPTVVEPALNRLQEGRALRAPKTMPGMVAAGW